One Oceanotoga teriensis genomic window, GTCTTCCTGCTATTGACAAATCATCTTTGAATGGATGATCAATGAGATCTAAGACTACTGGTATATTTGAATCTTTATTTGCAGATAAATATCCTTTTGGTTTATTTAACATTATATAAATGTTATCATAAGCCATTATTTTTTCGTTTTCATATTTTACTATATCATTTTTATTTACTTTGTATGAAGGACTTTTTATAATAGAATCATTTATTTTAATTTTTCCTTTTTTTATTAATATTTTTACCTCAGAACGTGAACCAATTTTTGAATTACTAAGATATTTATCAAGTCTCATTTTTACCACCTTTATTATAAAGAACTCATAAAGTATTTTAAGCTTTATGAGTTCTTAACTATGTAAGAATATATATCTTCAAGATTTGGATTTATTTTTTTTGTTGAAATATCTTTTTTATCATTATCAAATAATATTTTTTCTTTAGATTCTATTATTATTTTATTTTTTGAGATATTTCTAATATTTATTATATTTTTATCATTTTTAAGTTTATCTATTATATTTTTTAATTTTTGTACATCATCAGATTTAAATTCGTACATGTTTATTATTTTATCAAATTCTTTATATATTTTTTCAGTTTTTTCATTTATAGCAATTTTCCCATTTAAGATTACAGCTATATTTGAAGAGATTTGTTCTATTTCCCAAATATAATGAGAAGAAATTAATACAGTCACATTTGATAATGTATTTTCATTTATTATATATTCCCTTATAAATTTTGAAGTTTCAACATCTATTGCATTAGTTGGTTCATCTAATAGAAGTATTTTAGGGGATTTTACCAAAGCTCTTGCTATATTTAATTTTTGTTTATTTCCAGAAGATAAATGTTTTGTTAGTTTTTGCTTGTATATATTTAAACCAAAATCTTCTATTAATTTTTTTATTTTGTTTTCATATTTTTCTTTTTTTAAACCTGATATGATTGCAAACATTTTTAAGTTTTCTTCTGGAGTTAAGTCTTCTTCAAGGACTGTATAATCTGATACTAAACTTATCATTTTTTTTATTTCTTTTTTATTTTTTTTAATATCATGATTAAAAATTTTTATATCACCTGATGTAGGAGTTATAAGTGTTGAAAGCATTTTCATAATCGTAGACTTTCCAGCTCCATTTGGACCTAAAAGGCCATATATAGTTCCTTGAGGTATTTTTAAAGATACATCATTTACAGCCAAGGTGTCTCCAAAATTTTTTGATACATTGTTTATTTCAATGGCATTCATCTTATTACTCCTTTAAATATCGTATTTTATAGTTCTTTTCATTTTTCTTTCAAAATCTTTTTTTGCTAAAGTTTCTCTTTTATCGTATTGTTTTTTCCCTTTTGCAAGACCTATTTCTAATTTTATCAATCCTTTTTCAGTGATATAAATTTTTAAAGGAATTATAGTTAATTTTTCTTTTTTTAGTTTTTCTTGTATTTTTCTCAGTTCTTCCTTGTGTAAAAGAAGTTTTCTTTGTCTTAATGGTTCATGGTTAAAAATTGATGAATTTCCATAAGGAGTTATATTAGCATTATTTAAGTATGCTTCACGATTTTTAACTTTACAGTATGAATCTTTTATATTTATATGCCCATTTTTTATTGATTTAACTTCTGAGCCAGTTAATGAAATGCCAGCTTCAAATTTGTCAAGTATAAAATAATCATGATAAGCTTTTTTATTATTAGTAATTATCTTCATTTTTAAATTCCACCTCTAAATCTTTTTCTTTGATATCTTCTGTTTCTTTTTTCTTTCTATGCAATGCTCCCAATATTATTTCGGCTCTTCTTTTACCTATTCCAGCAACATTGGTTAAATCCTCAAAAGATGCTTCCATCAATGAAGGAAGTCTTTCAAAATTATCTACAACATTTTTAACTGCTGATGAAGGTAATTTTGTTGAGTATAATATTCTATAACCCCTTGGGATTATTATTTTTTCTTCAAGTTCATCATCGGAGGATACATCATATCCCAAAGTTCTTGCTATTGTGAATAAATTTACTAAATCGTCGGTTTTTACATTATTAAAATTTTCTATAGCATCTTCCGATTTTTGATAATTTAAATCATCTACATTATAATCCATTATGATTGCTCCAACAAGTTTAGGAACAGATCTTAAGATTTCTTCATATTCGAGTTTAGAACTACCAGCTATTTCTCCAAGTTCTCTCAAATATTTATCTGTTGCTTGAGTTATTTTTATGGTTAACATTCCTTTTGATATTATTTCAGCTACATCATATAAACTAACATTTTTTCTCACTTCTTCTATGTTAAGATAATCTATTAAATCTAAAAAACTTTGCTTATATCTTTGAGCAATTGTTATTTCTTGGTTTACTCTTGCAAAGAGTATATTTTCTGTTAAAAGTTCGTGTTTTTTGTTTTTATAAAATACAGATACCGAATTACGTCTTTTTGAAACAGCTATGGTTATATCTCCAGTTTGAAGTGATACTTTTTCAGCTGTTCTATGTCTCATACCGGTTTCATCTGAATTTAATGATTTTTCAGGATTTAATTGAGCATTTGCAAATAGTATTTTTTCAGCATTTTTATCGAGTACTATAGCACCATCCATTTTTGCAAGCTCATATATTTTTTCTGGTATGAATAAAGCATCTAATTCGAAGCCAAGTTGTATTAAACCTTCTTCAAGATACTTTTCAGGGCTTGAAGCTAAAAATATTAAAGCTCCTAAATTTGCTTCCATTATTCTATCGATTCCTTTTCTTAATTGTTTTCCAGGTGCTAAAAAATCAAGTATTTTTAATAAGCCCTCATCCATATTTAAACCCCCTTGAATAATTTAACTAATTCATTTATATTTTTTATTGGAGTACAAGATTTAACTTTTTTGCTATTTTTTTCTGGAATTAATATATTTTCCATACCAAGTCTTTTTGAAATTTCAATTCTTTTTTCTATTGAACTCACAGAACGAATTTTTCCATCTAATCCTATTTCACCTATAGCTATTGTAGGACCTAATGGAGGTGTTTCTAATAATGATGAAACTAAAGAATTAGCTATCGCTAAATCTATTGCAGAATCATTTATTTTGAATCCACCAGAGGTACTTACAAATATATCTTTAGATTCTATAGGCATTTTTAGTTTTTTTGATAAAACAGCACTTATCATTAAAACTCGATCTAAAGGGACACCAGATGTGATTCTTCTGGGAGTTCCATAAACTGGTTTACTCACTAAAGCTTGAATTTCTATTGGAATTAGTTTATTCCCTTCTTTTATTATTGTTAAAGTATTTCCTGATTCATTTGAATAATCATTTAAAAAAAATTCATTCATATTTTCTATTGGGATTAATCCTTTTGAAGTCATTTCTAATAATATTATTTCATCGGTAGGTCCATATCGATTTTTGGTTATTCTTACCATTCTTAATCCAGAAGTTTTTTCAAGATCAAATTGTATAACACAATCTACTATATGTTCTAATATTTTTGGACCTGCAACGGCTCCTTCTTTGTTTACATGTCCGATTAAGACTATTGTTATATCATTATTTTTTGCAAAATTAGTTATTTTCTTAGAGCATTCTCTAACTTGTAATATGCTTCCTGCTATTGAATCAAATTCATCTGATTTCATGGTTTGAATTGAATCGATAAAAACAACCGAGGGTTTTTTTGTTGATTTAGATATGGTGTTTATTATTGAATCTATATCATTTTCAAATATAAGACCTATATTTTTATTTTCTATATTTAATCTTTTATATCTTTGTATTACTTGAGTTTTTGATTCTTCACCAGTTGCATAAAGTACAAATCCATCAATATCTTTAGAAATTTGAGATATTAATGTACTTTTACCTATGCCAGGTTCACCACTTATTAAATAAATTCCACCTTTTACAAAGCCGCCATTTATGGAATCATTGAATTCTTTTATGGAAGTTTTAATTCTTACAGGTATAGAAACTTCTTCATCAAGATAAGTTATTTCTGATGTTGTTTTTGATGTTTTTTTATTTTTTTTAAAATCAATATCCGCGGTAAATTCTACCGCGGATGATATTGAATTACATGATGGACATTTAGCAAACCATTTATCAGATTCAAATCCACATTCATTGCATACAAAATATTTTTTCGTCTTCAAGTGTTTTTTACCACCTTTTTCTTTTTGGAGACAATTTTTTTGAATGAAAGACCATCTTTTTTACTTCCAATAGATATTTGATCGCCTTCTTTAAATTTTCCTTTTAATAATTCTTCTGAAAGGGGATCTTCTATATATTTTTGTATAGTTCTTTTTAGAGGTCTTGCACCATAAACTGGATCATATCCTTTTTCTAAAATGAAATCTATGGCATTTTTACTTATCTTTATTTTTATATCTTTATCTTCAAGTCTTGTTGAGATATCTTTTAGTTGAATTTCAATTATAGATTTTATATTTTCTTTAGTTAAAGGATGGAATACGACTACATCATCTAATCTATTTATAAATTCTGGTTTGAAAGCTTTTTTTATTGCTGACATTACAGAGCTTTTTATTTCTTTGTATTCGGATTTTTCAGAGATCTCTTCTACAAAACCAAGAGATCTTTTAGATTTATTTATATGTTCAGAGCCCAAGTTTGAAGTCATTATTATTATAGTGTTTCTAAAATCAACTGTTCTACCTTGTGAGTCTGTAAGTCTTCCTTCATCCATTATTTGAAGTAATATGTTGAATACATCAGGATGTGCTTTTTCAATTTCATCCAAAAGAATAACTGAATATGGTCTTCTTCTTACCACTTCTGTTAATTGACCACCATCTTCAAAACCAACATATCCTGGAGGAGCTCCAACAAGCCTTGAAACATTGAATTTTTCCATATATTCACTCATATCAATCCTTACAAGAGAACTTTCATCACCAAATAAATATTCGGAAATAGTTTTAGCGAGTTCTGTTTTACCTACCCCTGTAGGACCTAAAAACATGAAAACTCCATTAGGGCGTCTTGGATCTTTTAAACCACTTCTGGATCTTCTAATAGCTTTAGAAACAGATACTATTGATTCGTGCTGACCTATAACTCTTTCATGTAAAACAGCTTCTAAGTTTAATAATTTATCTATTTCACTTGATTCAAGTTTTTTTAATGGAATTCCTGTCCAATTTGATACAACATCGGCTATTTCTTGTTCTTTAATTGGAATTACTTGATTTTCTGCTTTTTTTCTCCATTCCATATAATTTTCTTTGTATGCATCTCTTAAAGTTTCTAATTCTGAGTTTATTTTTTCTACTTCATCCATCTTGTTTTCAGAAATTTTTAAATTTTTTTCAGCTTCAAGAGATTCAATTTTTTCTACTTCTTTTTTTAATTTTTTTGGTAATGTCAAAGTATCAAGTCTCGCTTTTGCACCAGCTTCATCTATTATATCAATAGCTTTATCTGGTAAATATCTATCAGTTATATATCTGACTGACAAATTTACAGCATTTTCTATGGCAAAATCTGTGTAATTTACCATATGATGTTCTTCATATTTAATCTTTATTCCTTTTAATATTGCGATAGCTTCTTCATTGGAAGGTTCCGCAACAAATATTTTTTGAAATCTTCTTTCAAGTGCAGGATCTTTTTCTATAAATTTTCTATATTCTGAAGATGTCGTAGAACCTATAAGAGTTATACTTCCATTTGCAAGTGCTGGCTTTAAAACATTTGCAGCATCCATAGAAGAACCCTCAGCAGCTCCAGCTTCTACTATCATATGAAGCTCATCTAAGAATAAAATTATATCTTCAGTTTTTTCCAAAACTTGCATGAGTTTTTTCATTCTTTTTTCAAATTCACCCCTATATTTTGTTCCCGCTACTAAAGAGGTTATATCAAGTGCAAATATTGTTTTATTTTTTAAAACTTCTGGTACATCACCATCAGCAATTTTTTTAGCTAAACCTTCAACTATAGCACTTTTTCCAACGCCAGCTTCACCTATTAACACAGGATTATTTTTTTTCCTTCTGGCAAGAATTTCCATAACTCTTCTTATTTCAATTTCTCTACCTATTACAGGATCTAATTTTTCTTCTCTCGCTTTTTCTGTTAGGTCTGTTCCAAAATCTTCTAATTGTTTTAAAGCATTTTGTTTTTGCCTTTTTTTGTCTTCATTATCTTCAAATTCAATTGTTTCCTCATTTGGCTTTATTTCGCCCTTCATCATTAAATCTGCAAGCTGTTTTCTCATATTTGAAAGATTAACTCCCATTCTTTTCATTATATGAGATGCAATACCTTCAGCTTCACGACAAATACCTAACAAAAGATGTTCGGCATCTATTCTTGAAGAACCCATTAATTCAGATTCATCATAGGCCAATTCTATTATTCTTTTTGCTCTTGGAGTTGGTTGTGGTGCTCCAATTATTCCTTGACTAGAGTTTGTTCCTACAACATTTGTTATTTCAGATTTTAATTTTTCATAATTTATTTCAAACTCTTTGAATACTACATCAAGATATTTTCCACCTACTTTTAATAATCCAAGTAATATATGTTCTGTTCCAACATATGGGTGTCCCATGTCTTTAGCTTCATTCTGCGCATTTATAAACACTTTGGCAGCTCTTTCAGTAAAATTGTCGAACATCTTTTTCACCTCCATATTCGACCATATTTGCTGTATTCATTGCACTTATATTTTATCACGAATATTTATAATTACAAAATTTTTATATTACAAACATCCTATATATAGGCAACAAAATAAATAAGATAAAATAAATCATAATTTGTGTATAAAATAAATGACTATAATATTTATTAAAAGTCCGAAAAACAAAAAAACATTTGTTTAATATTTTTGTTACTTTAATGCAATTGACAATATTCTTCAACTCTGATATAATCATTCACGGTTAGCGCAACTTGATGGCTAACGAACAAAATAACGCCGACGTAGCTCAATTGGCAGAGCGGCTGACTTGTAATCAGCAGGTTGGGGGTTCAAGTCCCTTCGTCGGCTCCATAAAAACAATAATTGTGGTTAGGTGCCCGAGCGGCCAAAGGGGGCGGACTGTAAATCCGCTGGCAGATTGCCTTCGAAGGTTCGAATCCTTCCCTAACCACCATAATTTTTAGCTGGGCGAGGTGAAAGCTATGGCTTCAAAAAACGTAATAGTGAACTTTTCTTTAAAGTGTTCTGAATGTGGTACAAGAAATTATTATAAGAAAAAGAATAGAAATTTTAAAGAAAAAATTGAATTGAAAAAGTTTTGTCCAAAGTGTAGAAAACATACATTACATACTGAATCAAAAATATAGAGTTGAAAAAGCCCCTTCAAATGTCAAGGGGCTTTATTTCATAAGAATATGGGATTGTTTGAGGAGGTACAGAATATGTCAAAATTCTGGGTTTTTTTGAGTTCTGTGTGGCAAGAAGCTAAAAAGGTTAGCTGGCCATCAAAGAAAGATTTAATGAAATCGACAGGTGTCGTTTTAGTTATAATTCTTTTTGTTTCTGTTTATTTGTTGGTAATTGACTGGGGATTATTATCGGCATTCACAAAATGGGTATACCCTATATTCCTTGGAGGAATGGCTACAAATATGACACCCAATCCATAAATTATAAAAGTGGGTGATTGAATATGCGTAAAGAATGGTATGTTTTACAAGCGTACTCAGGTATGGAAAATAAAGTAAAAGAATTATTAGAAGAAAAGTATAGAATGTTAGGCTTTGCGCATTTTTTTGGAAAAATAATAGTTCCAGAAATAGAAGAGCTTGACTATTCAAATAAAAAAGTAGAAAAAGTTTTTGTTAATAATGATTCTAAAGTTTTTACTAAAAAAGGTAAAGATATAAAAAAAGGTGATGTTATAGCTAAAGAAGCTGATTTTTTTGCTAAAGAAAATGGAATTATTACATCTTTAAAAAATTTTAGAAGAATTATAATAGAAACAAAAGGTAAAAAATATTCTACTACCTATTTAATTCCGGAAAATGCCGGAATTTTAGCTGGTTTAAGAGTGGGTAAAGATGTTAAAGCTGGCATGCCATTCACAAAAGATGCTTCTTTTGAGTGTGAAGTTGATGGTGAAATAGGTGCTATAGAAAAAGTAAAAAAAGTAATAATAGATAATTCCTTGGGAGAAAAGGATGTCTATATAGTTCCACGTTCTAATTTTGATTCTAAAGTTTTTAGAAATGGAACAGAAATTTCTAAAGGTGAAAAATTAGCAGAAGGAAAAGAATTTAAAGCTAAATCATCTGGTAGAGTTGATGTTAGAGAAACTGCAATGAGAAAAGAAATTAGAATAATAAAAACTTCAAGAAAAAAACTTTTTCCAGGGTATATTTTTATAGAAATGATGCATGTTAAAGAAGCCGAAAATCTTGTTAAATCAATACCTTATGTTTCAACATTTTTGAATGTTGGTGGTAAACCTATAAGACTTAAAAGAAATGAAATAAGAGCTTTATTAAGACTTATTGGTGAAGAAGATTATGAAGATAAAAAAGATAAAACTGAAATAAGAATTGATTATGAAATTGGCGAGCATGTTAAAATAATAAATGGACCATTTGAATTTTTTACTGGAAAAATTAAAAATATAGATTTAGATAAACATGAAGTTAATGTTTCTGTTTCTATGTTCGGAAGAGAAACTGACGTTGAGTTGGGTCTATCTGAAATAGAAAAAATAGTTGAATGATTAAAGTTTTGTTTACCAAAGATGTTTTATTTTTTACCAAATTTTATTATTTATTTCATAATAATTCTATATTATAAATTGGAATTTAGTGGGAGGAGAAATCCGAAAATACCACAAGGAGGTAGGAAAAATGGCTAAGAAAATAGCAAGAGTAATAAAATTACAGCTACAAGCTGCTAAGGCAACTCCAGCCCCTCCAGTTGGTCCAGCACTTGGACAACATGGTGTAAATCTTATGGAGTTTTGTAAAAAATTTAATGCTGAAACAGCAGATAAAGCTGGTATGTTATTGCCTGTAGAAATAACTGTTTATGAAGACAGATCATTTACATTTGCAGTAAAAACCCCTCCAGCATCATTCTTGATAAAGAAGGCAGCAGGTGTAAAATCAGCAGCACATAATCCTGGTAAAGAAATAGCTGGAAAGATCAAGAGAAGTCAGGTAAAAGAAATTGCCGAAACTAAGATGCAGGATCTAAATGCTAAAACCATTGAAGCTGCCATGAATATTATCATGGGAACAGCTAAAAATATGGGTATAGAAGTTGTAGAAGGATAAGAGAGGGGGTAAAATAATGGCAAAGCATGGAAAGAAATATTTAGAAGCTAAAAAAATAGTTGAATCAGATAAATTATATGATTTAAAAGATGCAGTTGAACTTGCAAAAAAAGTTTCATATGCTAAATTCAACGCTTCAGTGGAAGTACATGTTCAATTAGGAATAGATCCTAAAAAAAGTGATCAAAACGTTAGAAGTACAGTAACTTTGCCTCATGGAACAGGTAAAGATGTTAAAGTTTTAGTTTTTGCTCAAGGTGAAAGAGCTGAAAAAGCTAAAGAAGCTGGAGCAGATTTTGTTGGAGCTGAAGATTTAGTTGAAAAGATAACTAAAGAAGGCTGGACAGATTTTGATGTTGCTATAGCTTCATCTGATATGATGAGATTTGTTGGGAAATTAGGTAAAGTATTGGGACCAAAAGGATTGATGCCATCTCCAAAAGCTGGAACAGTTACTGATGATATAGAAGCAGCAGTAAAGGGATTTAAAGCTGGTAGAGTTGAAGTAAGAAATGATAAAACTGGTAATGTTCATTTCCCAGCAGGTAAAGTTTCTTTTGAAGATGATCAATTAGTTGAAAATATAAAAAATGGTTTAGAACAATTATCTAAATTAAAACCAGCGGCATCAAAAGGTAAATTTTTCCAAAAAGTAGTAATTGCACCTACAATGGGACCTGGAATTAAACTTGACATAAATGCTTTATCTATAGTATAATTTTTCAGGAAAAGTTAATAATGTCGTACCTAAGACAGTAGGTTATATTGAAATCAATATATTAAAGATGCCTGCCGAGGTGCGTGGAGAAAAGAGACAAGTTTTTTGTTGTCTATGTTCCGCGACCCTCATTTAGTCGTGGAATTTTTTTATTTAAGGAGGTGCATTGAGTTGTTAACCAGAAAAGAGAAAACTTTATTAGTAAACGAATTTGTAGATGCATTCAAGAATTCTTCAATAGTAGTTTTTACAGATTTCACAGGTATGCCTGTTTCTCATACTGATGATATGAGAATGCAACTTTTTAAGGAATATGAAAGTGAAGCTGTATATAAAGTAATGAGAAATTCATTGTTAAAAACAGCTATCAAAGAAGCTGGATTAAACTTAGAAGATTATGAAGAATTTCTTGAAGGTTCAACAGGTGTTTTTTATGTAAAATCAGGAGATCCTATAGTGGGATTAAAAGTATTAACTGAATTTGCAAAAAAACATGATGGAAAACCATCTATAAAAGGTGGAGTTCTTGAAGGACAAATATTTGATGCTAATAAAGCAGAAGAGTTATCAAAACTTCCATCAAAACAAGAACTTATCGGTATGTTTGTACGTGGCTTGAACGCCCCTATAAATGGAGTAGTTAATGTTCTTGCTGGAACAATTAGAAATTTATCAAACGTTTTAAATGCAATTAAAGATCAAAAATCAGAATAATATTACGGAGGTGTTCTAAATGACAAAAGAAGAACTCATTCAGGCAATAAAGGAAATGACAGTAGCTGACTTAGCAGATTTAGTAAAAGCTTTAGAAGATGAATTCGGAGTATCAGCAGCAGCACCAGTTATGGCAGCTATGCCAGGAGCAGTTGCAGGTGGAGCAGCAGCAGAAGAAGAAAAAACAGAATTTGATGTTGTATTAAAAAGCTTCGGTGCTAAAAAAATAGGTGTTATAAAAGTTGTTAGAGAAGTTACAGGTCTTGGATTAAAAGAAGCAAAAGACTTAGTTGAAAAAGCAGGAACTCCAGATGCTAAAGTTAAAGAAGGCGCAGCAAAAGCTGAAGCTGAAGAACTTAAGAAAAAATTAGAAGAAGCTGGAGCAGAAGTAGAACTTAAATAATTTGAAGTAATTGAATTATTTTCTTAATAAAAAATTTATAAAATGATGATACAATTGAATCCGCATTGGGCCATAAGGTCTGATGCGGTTTCATTTTGCTTAAAAATAGAAAAAAATTGTAACATTTTAATATAAATATTCCAAAAGCCGAGGTGATTCCAGTGAACACCCGCACTTTAAAAGTGGGAAAAAGAGAAAGAGATTTCTTTGGAAATGTACATGAAAATTTTGAAATGTACGATGATTTGATAAAAATTCAAAAGTCTTCATTCAAAGATTTTCTTGAAAAAAGACTACAAGAAACAATAAGAAAGTTTATGCCGCTTAGAGTTCCAATAAAAACTACAGCTAAAAAGAACAAAGAAATCCTACTTGATTTTGTTAATGTGAAATACGAGGATCCTTTAATGACTGAAGAAGAATGTAAGTCAAAAAACCTTACCTACTCTGGAAGAGCGTTTCTTACCGTTCAGATAACCGATACATCAACAGGTGAAACTATAGAAAAAGAAGATGTTTTTTTATGTAATATTCCTTATATGACTGATAGAGGAGTATTTATTATTAATGGTGCAGAAAGAGTAGTAGTAAATCAATTAGTTAGATCTCCAGGGATTTACTTTGTTAAAGAAGAAGAAAAAGATTCTAATAAAGAAATGTTTTTAGCACATTTTTTACCTGTAAAAGGTGCTTGGCTTGAAATAATATTCAATCCAAACTTAGGTAAAGAGGTTCTTCAAATAAGAATCGATAGGAAAAGAAAATTTAATTTTTTCTTGTTTTTGAAAGCTTTAGGTTATGAAAATGATCTTGATATACTCGATCTTTTTCCTGTAAATATAGATCTTGAAGATGAGTTTGATGTTGAAACATATAATGATTCAACCGTA contains:
- the rplL gene encoding 50S ribosomal protein L7/L12; translation: MTKEELIQAIKEMTVADLADLVKALEDEFGVSAAAPVMAAMPGAVAGGAAAEEEKTEFDVVLKSFGAKKIGVIKVVREVTGLGLKEAKDLVEKAGTPDAKVKEGAAKAEAEELKKKLEEAGAEVELK